The DNA sequence CGCTGCGACCAATGACTACGATATAAAGGCGTCTTTCAGCAGCTACGGGAACTGGGTCGATGTCAGCGCGCCGGGCATGCAGGTTTTCAGCACCATTAGCCGCAACACTTACGCCCGGTATAGTGGAACCTCGATGGCGGCACCCCTCGTGGCGGGGGTGATCGCCCTGGTCAAGACGAAAAATCCGGGCTGGTCGGGACTGCAGTGCGCTGAACAGGTCCGAGTGACCTCCGATCCGATCGACCAATTGAACAGCACGTATGCTGGATTGCTTGGGAAAGGGCGGATTAATGCGTTCAACAGCGTGACGGTTAATTCACCAGCCATCCGGATCGTCGCAGTAGATTTCTCAAGTGATGACGGGGATACCCAGTTCCGGCCGGGCGAAAGCGGCAGAATCTATCTGACGCTGACAAACTTTCTTACACCCTCGGGCCCTGTTTCGCTCAGATTGAGCAGCAATTCCGCTTATCTGACGCTGACAAGGGGCGAGGTGGGGATGGCTGGGCTAGGCACGATGGAATCGGCAACCCAGTCGATCCCTTTCGAGTTCTCTCTTGCCGAGACGGCGCCGGCGAATCATGTCGTAACCTTCGATCTGGACCTGAATGCCGGAATCTATACAGACAGGGATCATTTTGCCTTGACGGTTTCGGAAAATTTCCTTATGCTCGGAATCAACCAGATAACGACCTCGGTGACCCCGATCGGGCGCATTGGATTTGCCCAGCCGTCAAAAGCTTCAGGCGGTTCCGGATTTCACTATCAGCAAGGCGCGAATCTGATCTATGAGGGCTCGATCATTGCCGGGACTTCACCCTCGCGGATTTCAAGCTCTTCCCGCAGCATGACTACAGTGCCTGATCAAGACTTCATCCAGGCCAGCGGCACTTCTCTCTCTCTCCTGCATCCGGGGCCGATTATGGATGAAGAAAGTCTCATTTACATGCAAGACCAGAATGCCGGCCATCCTATGAATATTCTAGTCAAGCAGCATACTCTGGCTTCCAGCACAAACCGCTATGAAGATTTCATCCTCCTGCACTATGAAATAACCAACCAGGGTTCGACGGCGCTGAATCCGTTTCATTTTGGCCTCTTCTTTGATTGGGATGTGGACCAAGAGCATTATGACACCGATCAGGCGGCCTATGACGCCATCCGGCGGTTGGGTTATATTTATAACATCACTGGAAATCCGTCGACTTTTGTGGGATGTGCCCTGCTTTCATCGAAATCCGTTTCCTATCGCGCCATTCTGAACGATGAAACCGCCGCCGGCAATCCGGGCTGGGGCATCTATGACGGATTCAGCGATGCCGAGAAATGGGATGCGATCAGCAACGGCACTGCTATCTGCCAGGCTGGGGTCGGGGATGTCTCGCAGGTCCTCGCCGCCGGCCCCTTCCAGATTGCTCCACAAGCGACGATTACCCTGGACTTTGCACTGGTTGCAGGCGTGAACCTCGCCCAATTGCAAAAACATACGGATCAAGCGCGAGCCTTCTATAGACGCTATCTTAGCAGCAAGCCCGATTCAGCCCGGCTGCATCCTGGTAAAGGATGGAATCTGATCTCCAGCTGGGTGGCCCCCTCCGACAGCCTTTTGAGCCACCTCCTGGCGCCGGTTGGGTCTAACCTGGTCCTGTTCAAGGATGGTAACGGCAATAGCTTCTGGCCGGCCTACCAGATCGACATGCTTCACTTTTGGGACTGGCGAAAGGGATATTGGATCTATTTGACGGATCCTGTCGATTTGACCTTGACAGGCCTGGCCATTACCGGTGATGATGCTGCGGTTTCGCTTAAAAACGGCTGGAACCTGATTTCATGTCTCAGCGATACCGCTATGGCTGTAGAAACAGCCTTCAGCAGTATCAGAGATGTAGTCGTTCTGGTGAAGGATGGACAGGGCAAAGTCTATTGGCCGGCGTACGGAATCAACACAATCGGGGTGATGCAACCTGGATCGGGTTACTATGTCTATCTGCGAGAACCGGCGACCATGTACTGGCTGCAGCAGCCCTGATAAAATACATTCCTATCCTGCAAAACCTCGAACGGCTTTATTATCAGGTCTCGTCAGGATAAAAGTTATTGTGATAATGGGATTACAATACAAAAATATTGACCTTTTCATGTCGTTTAAATTCCTGAATGGTTTTATTTTCATGAGGATATTCGCCGACAGGTGCTATGGTGTGTAAGGTTTTCTTGCGTTTGAAAACTTGGGGCTTTTCTCTCTTGGGTTGGGGCAGCACGGTTGATCTGACGGAATAGTCGGATTAGGCATACTATCTCTCAGTTCTCTTTTCCGTTATCATTGTTGAGACAACAGGAATCGCAGATAACCCGTTCTCTGGGGCAAAACCTCGGCAGGAACGGGTCGAGCGTACCCTTCAATCCGTAAGACAACCTAATTGCTTTATTAAC is a window from the bacterium genome containing:
- a CDS encoding S8 family peptidase, translated to MLGPQVRNRGLVRLGKREIKGLQVANPAKSSLRMGRIYWGYLSAAAERERILALLRRHPLIEYAEPIYYHSLDAAPNDSLYARQTNLPVINLANAWDVVRGEQGSTVLAIVDGGTEISHQDLRDNLWVNRAEIPGNHTDDDGNGFIDDIHGWNFANNSGDPTGLVSQPDFANHGTHTAGIADAVANNSHGIAGAAWNCKLMAINAADPYGEGIAFGYDGILYAAENGARIINCSWGRSGSASAFEQDVINYVSELGAIIVASAGNANSTAANYPACYDKVFSVAATNDYDIKASFSSYGNWVDVSAPGMQVFSTISRNTYARYSGTSMAAPLVAGVIALVKTKNPGWSGLQCAEQVRVTSDPIDQLNSTYAGLLGKGRINAFNSVTVNSPAIRIVAVDFSSDDGDTQFRPGESGRIYLTLTNFLTPSGPVSLRLSSNSAYLTLTRGEVGMAGLGTMESATQSIPFEFSLAETAPANHVVTFDLDLNAGIYTDRDHFALTVSENFLMLGINQITTSVTPIGRIGFAQPSKASGGSGFHYQQGANLIYEGSIIAGTSPSRISSSSRSMTTVPDQDFIQASGTSLSLLHPGPIMDEESLIYMQDQNAGHPMNILVKQHTLASSTNRYEDFILLHYEITNQGSTALNPFHFGLFFDWDVDQEHYDTDQAAYDAIRRLGYIYNITGNPSTFVGCALLSSKSVSYRAILNDETAAGNPGWGIYDGFSDAEKWDAISNGTAICQAGVGDVSQVLAAGPFQIAPQATITLDFALVAGVNLAQLQKHTDQARAFYRRYLSSKPDSARLHPGKGWNLISSWVAPSDSLLSHLLAPVGSNLVLFKDGNGNSFWPAYQIDMLHFWDWRKGYWIYLTDPVDLTLTGLAITGDDAAVSLKNGWNLISCLSDTAMAVETAFSSIRDVVVLVKDGQGKVYWPAYGINTIGVMQPGSGYYVYLREPATMYWLQQP